The genomic region CCTTAGCCTGTTAATTATTCTTGTAAGCACCCCCTCAAAAAATCCATCCTTATCATAGACAATCACGGCATCCTCAGTCATGTCCAGATAAAGCGGTGAGAACCTTTTAGCCTCCTCCCTAGTTTTTATTAATGGGGACAGGGTAATAGCATAGCCTCTATCTAATAATTCATCAAGTAATGACTGAACCTCATCCTCAGCCCTCTCAAACATTTTAATCCTATCAGACATGGGTTTCGGCAATTCCTCGAAAATTACCAACATGTCAATATCGCTATCCCTACGTTGAACGCCCCTCGCGACACTACCGTAAATAACAAGTGAAACCAGGTTATCACCGTATAGCCTAATCAATGAGTTTAATAGGTTCTGAATGACCGTTCTATAGGGCTCCTTAATGAAATCAAGGCCCTTCCTAAACATTGAACTAAACCTCTATAACTCATTCATTGAGATAATTTTAACTTAACGCCCTAAAACTAACGGAGGTTATAAAGACTTATAGACATCCCTGCCCTTATCAGTAATGTGAATTATCGTTGAATAACCAATTATCTCAAGTCTAATTAGGCCCAGGTCCTCAAGCCTATACAGCACGTCCATGGCATCATTAATGCTGAGACCAGCCACCCTAAGGCGCTCAGAAACCTCCTCAAGTTTAACATTATCCTGACCCTTCTTGTTACAGGCATCACCAATAATCCTTAAGACAATTCTCTCCTTATCACCTAATTCTGTAGACATCATTTTATTTAATACATAACTTATTAATAAGGATTTTTATATTTAGATCAATTTAACTTAATACACATATTTAATAATGAATAATATTAAATTAATGCGATAATTCAATATAAGAATCAATTCATTATGTCTTCGGCATAACCCTTATAAGCTTCATGGAGGTACTCCCATGATTGCCTATGCCATTGAGTAAGGATACTAAGTACATAAAGTCAATAAATGGTAAGGTTTCCGTAATAGGTATGGGAACGTGGGGTATGGGTGGTGGTTTCTGGTCACCTGACTACTCAAATGACGAGGGTTGGGTCAAGGCACTAAGAAGAGGCATTGAGTTGGGAATGACTCTAATCGATACGGCAGAGATGTATGGTGGTGGACATGCAGAGGAACTAGTCGGTAAGGCGATAAAGGGCTTCCCAAGGGAGGAACTGTTCATAGTTACTAAGGTTTGGCCGAACCATGCCCGCTATGATGATGTCATTAGATCTGCTAGGGCTAGTAGGGAGAGGTTGGGTACGTACATAGACCTATACCTGCTCCATTGGCCTGCCACTGATGTGCCGATTTGCGAGACTATGAAGGCCTTTGAGAAGTTGATAGATGATGGAGTGGTTAGGTTTGTCGGTTTGAGCAATTTCGATGTTGAGGGCATTGAGAGGGCTAGGCAATGCTTCAGTAAGTATGACATTGTCGCCGTGGAGAATAGGTATAGTCTCCTCCATAGGGTTGATGAGGCGTCGGTAATACCATACGTGCAGAGGAATGGAATGCTTTACCTGGCATATACGCCACTTGAGAAGGGCGAGTTCGCCCGTAATGAATTCCTCGGAAGTATTGGTAGGAAGTATGGTAAGACGGCAATACAGGTCGTGCTTAATTGGTACGTAGGCATTGACAACCTGGTGCCAATACCGAAGGCAGGTAAGGTTGAGCATGTTGAGGAGAACGCGGGCGCCATGGGCTGGAGACTGAGTAAGGAGGATTGGGACGCAATAAGTACTCACTTCCGTAGGGTTTAATGATGACAAGGACATTAACAATAACCAAGTACGCGGAGGTAATATCACTGGCATTATTAATCGTGAGCTTAATATTACTAGTAGTTCCATTAATTCAAGGCGCCATCATTACGTACACGTGCATAAACGGTGAGTTAAAAAGCAACACAACATGCATATTTCCTCAGGTAGTTAAAATTAATAATTACGTAATTGGTAACGCACTGGTCTCAATAAACAATGGACAACCCGAGAGACTGAGTAATGGGTCAATAATGGCAAGGGAAATCACGTTAATGCCGGCAGTAAACTATGTTAGAATAATTAATGAGTCGCAGGTCACGTTTAATATTTATAATCCAATGAGTAAATGGGTTAACATCACACTACCAGGCTCATGTACCCTCACGATAAACGCCACAGTACTTGGCAGTGGTTATGTATCAATTACCGTACTAAGCGATAGGAGAGTCATCGACTATACACCATACACATACTCACTATTCATAACGACCCAAGCTGACAATAACTTAGATATACTGATTAAACCAGCTGTTCCATTATCATGCCCCTGCATAAATACGATAGTCAATATACTAGTGAATGGTACATGCATTCAACGCAATAACGCCATTGTAACGTCGATTGCGTACGTTGAGAGTAATAATACGGTTAATAATGCCCATGGCGTGTATGCATTAATACTTATATTGGCTTCATTAATTATGCTTGCGACCTCATTAATCCTTAGTACTAGGCGGTGAGCATGGAGCATAAAGCATTTATAATTTGCTAAATAAACCAAGGTTAATGCCTGGGATTAACGAGATAGTTCAGGAGGAGGCCAAGAGGATTGTGAATAAGTACCTTGAGCAGGTAAATGAGAGAATAAACAAGGCTAGGGAGGAATTATTGAAGAAGATTGAGGAGATAAGAAACATTAAGTAATTAGATGGCGGGACCGTAAAGCTTAGCCACGAAGTCCCTCGGTATACCTTCAAGAAACGCGTTTAATAGTGTAATAATTAGTTCGCTTTCAACGAACTTGAAATGTACGGCAGCCAAGGCGGCGCCTGGTGAGAATTCCGTAAATAGCGATATCATGGAGTTCTCAAGGTCCTTGGCAAACCTATAACTAAATGAGCCGAGGTATTGAACCAGTAATCTCAGGTCTGAGGAGCCGGCAACTTTAATTAACTGATCCACTGATGGGAATACGGAAGCCACCTCCTCGAGTATTCTCGTTGGCGATTCACCGTATATCTTCACGGCCGTACCGAACACGGCGCCTGAACGTATTGCCAATTCACTGATTAATTCCTGCGATATGCCCCATAATTTACCTCTTAATACCACATTGAGATTGTAGAACTCAACGAGTTCCTTAATGAATTTATTAACTGAGTAATCAATCCTCGCCAATCGCATTAAGTACTCAATGAATGCCTTGTCTATGAACGTGTCAAGAAGCATCACACTATACTGAGTATATTGCTTATTAATCCTTAGGAAACTATCAAGTGCAGGGCCTGCTGGGTGTCGAATCTCTATTAACTTATTGCGCAGGTCCTCTACATCCCTAACACTCATGATCGCAGCCAGCACATGCCTTCTACCAAGTTCCTCCTCCACAGTAACATTAATCAAACCCTCCATGGACCCACCACCCTCCAACCCCCTCATTAATGACTTCGCAATTACCTTAACATTCTCAAGCTCAAACCTCATTAAGTATGACTTCAAGACTGTCGATGCCGGAGACGGCACTGATGATGCCAACGAACTTATCGACTTGATTACGTGAGACCTAACCTCGTTAGTCACTTGGGCCTCATCAACTATCTTACCCAACCTCTCAAGGATATCCCCATACTCAGTACCCTTCAGCACGTTCACCGCATCCTCAAGGGTCTGGGCCAGTATCAATGCGTTCAATCTATCCTTACTCAAGTACCTAGCCCTTAACCCCCTAACCCTAGGTCCAAGCGCGGTTAATTTAATAACGTAATTGCTCGACATTTCACTTACTCACCGATCAATGCCTTAATAACCTCATCAACGGTTTTATCAATTGCGTCATTAACTCTCTTCTTAAACTCCTCAACCTCCTTATGCAGTTGTTCCGAATACTTACTCACCTCATTCTCAATTTCCCTAGACCTACTCTCCCTATACTCATTAATAATCCTCTTTATGTACTCCTCAACCTCACTTTGAACCTTAACCTTAACCTCGTTTATTAACTTAGCAATCTCAGCATCATTACTATCCCTTAACTTATACACCTCATCAACCTTACTATCAACCTTCCTGAGAATTTCATAAATCCGTTCTAAAGACACGATAATGACTCTGCGATAAGGCCCTTAAAAATATTATTGCATCATAATTGATTATGGCGCATTGGTATAAACCGTGGTTTATTATCAATGATAAATAATGGTAAAGACCTAAAAATATCTTTTTAAAACCCGTGATTAATGGATACGAAGGATGTCGTAAGGGCTTTCAGACTCATAAGCATTGCACTATACGTAGTGATAATAATAATAACCGTGGTCTTAGGCACCGTGGCGCTATATCTAGCTGTTAAAGATATTATGTCGTTAATGCCCTTTTCCTCAATATCTGACGTAAAAATACTAGGTGCTTTATCTGCGGTATTCCTCGTCGTAATAGCGCTTGAATTTGTTGACATGTTCCTAGAATACATAAAGACGGGTACCGTAGTCGTAGACCTGGTACTTGCTGTTGTCCTCACGGCGATCTCCAGGGAATTACTGCTCTATATCGCATCACCGGGCGCGTCCTTTGACTATGGCGTATTGTTAGTGGCCAGCATACTGGTGCTTGCACTGGCGTATTGGTTAGTCAGTAGGGCTAAGATGGTGTCACATATTAGTTAACTCAAGTCTCCTCGGCATTTCAGGCAGTAAATTCCTAATGCTATAAAGGGTTTCGTACTCATTTATACCAAGTCTTTTCATTATGTTGGTTATGGCATCCTCAAGCACGTCCTTATTAATGCCGTGTATCATGAAGTAGCAGTTATAGGGCCATGAACCAAGGGTCACCTCCCTAAGCACCACATGCGTGGTTTCCTCAATTAACGCAGCTCTTTCACAGATTTCCGGCGTTGCCTTGAATACCACCATCGCATTCTCCCTAAATCCCACCTTATCTGAGTCCAGTGTTGCGTAAAAGTCCCTAATCACCCCAACCCTCATTAAATTATTAATTAATTTCCTCAGCCCATCAATATCCGTGTTTGCGAGACTTGCTATTTCATTAAAAGGCTCCCTCTCAATGCTTATTGCCCTCAACTTCCTGAAAAACTCCATTGGAAGCCCCGTGGATTCTATGGGTGGTACATTGAGCGGTAATATCATTGACTTCGTTCGAGATACCCCACTGATTAAGTCAAACTTAACGTCAATCTTATAGGTCCTCAGCGCCGTTAATACCACAAGGTCATTAATACCAAACCTGGACAGGGTATTGGAGACCTTCATTATTAGCTCCTCCTTGCTCCTGGCCTTGGTAACAAACCACACATTATACCTAGGGTGTTCCCTAACGAAGTTATGCGAGACCTGAGGATCGGAATTTATAGCCTTGGCAACCTCATCGATTAACTCATTCGGTACTTTAACGCCAATTAAAGCCGATACCAAGCCCCTTGATCTATAATTCACCAGCGCCCCAATCCTCTTAATCACGCCATTGCTTATCAGGCTTCTCGTCTCACTTAATACCCAATTCTCATCCTCGCCAAGTCTCTTGGCCACATCAAGAAATGGCCTTTTAGTTATTGGGAAGTTGTACTGAAGCTCCATTAGTAATGACCTTCTTTTGTCAGTAAGTTCCACAGGTCATGCCCTTGATTACTACTTAAAAAGTGATTTGCGTTTGCGCTCCGGTGAATAACTGTTATATAAGGGTTAATTAAAACGCGCATTGTATGGAGGAGTACGATCTACGAATTATAAAAGCACTGGTTGATTTAGTAAGTAAGAGCAGGGGTAAGAGGGTAACCATTAAGGCAAGGTCATTACTAAAGTTTGCAGGTCTTAATGATAAGCACTCAGACATTCTAAAGACGGCTAAGGTCCTCGGTAAATTGGCGAATGATGGTTATGTTAGGGTTGAGAGCACAAAGCCCGTTAAGACTAGGTCCAGGGTTCTTAGGTACATAATTACTGAGAGTATGGAACTATGGAAATTGGCTAAGGAGAATCCAAATGACGCCGTTAACATCTTACTGAAGAGGTTAAGGGATTTAAGTAATTACGGTGAGGCTCAGGCTTAGGCCTGAATGGCAGGTAATACGGCCGTGAGGAAGGAGGTAGAAATCGTTAAGGGGCATAGGCTTGACTATCAATTATACAGGTATTTCCTACAGTACTTCTCTGAAAGTGAATTGGAAAGTATCTTTGAAAGCATTAGGAGACCACCAGGTAGGTACTACATTAGGGTTAACACCTTGAGGATAAGCCCTGAGGAATTAATGAGGTTACTACGTGAAAGGTCTATAGACGTATATCCTGATGAGTATTTACCTGAGGCGCTTTGGTTCCCCGTTAAAGGACCTAATAAGATACCGTCAGCACGTAAGTACGTACTCGCCGATAAGAGAGCCGCTGAGAGTGTTTACGTAGGCGCTAACCTATACGTACCCGGTGTAGTGAGGATGGATGAGGAGATTAGGAGGGGTGACGAGGTCAACGTCATAGCCCCCAATGGTGAGGTTGTGGCGTTTGGGATAGCCGAGGTAAGTAATGACAATATCAAGACCACTAGGCACGGAATTGCAGTTAAGACACTAGTCAGTGTCTATGAGATGCCTAAGGTTAGGGAGATGAGGGAGTACGAATTGGGTCTCTTCTATGACCAAAGCCTACCGGCCCAGTGGGTTGGCCATGTAGTTGACCCTAAGCCCAATGAGGTTATTATCGACATGAACGCGGCGCCTGGCGGTAAGACGAGCCACGTAATACAGTTAAGTGGCGGTAAGGCTATTGTCCATGCGTTTGATAGGAGTGAGGGTAAGGTTAGGGAGATGATTGAGATACTGAATAGGCTTGGAATGAATGGTCTTTATAGGGTTGAGGTCAGGGATACGAGGTACCTGGACATCGATAGGCCTGACCTCATCGGTTCTGCGGATAAAGTCCTCATAGACCCACCCTGCACGGACATGGGTGTTAGACCCAGGCTATTTGATGTGAAGACCATGGACTTAGTCATGGCGATGTCGAATTATCAGAGGCAGTTCATTAAGGTTGCGTGGAGGTTATTAAGGCCTGGTGGTATCCTCATTTACTCAACATGCACAATACCACCACTTGAGAATGAGAATAATATTGCCTATGCCGAGGGCCTAGGCTTCGAGGTAATTGATATAAGCATCCCCAGGGCATCAGGTGGATTGATTGATAAGTATAAGAATTCTGTCGTTAGATTTTACCCGCATGTACATGACACGCCAGGCTTCTTCATAGCTAAGCTCAGGAAGCCTTCTCAAAGGCATCAATAAACATTGGCTTTAGTAGATTCACTAGGTCCTTAACGTTAATCCTCATCAGCGTGTTCCTAGACCCGCCGCCACATAATACATAATCATTCTCCAGTATTGACGGGTCCATAACAACCTTAAGCGATAGAACCCTCTCACTGAGTGGCGTCACCGCACCAACATCAACACCTAAAACCTGCTTAACCTCCCTTGCCTTAGCCATTGTTACTGACTTACCCAACGCCTTAGACAACCTATCAAAATTAATGATCTTATCACCCCTAACAATTGCCACCAGGTACTCATCACCAGCCCTGAGCAATAACGTCTTAACAATCTTACTCGTGGGCTCACCACTTTCCCTAGATGCCGCCTCCACGGTCTCAACTCCATGGTCAAACTCTAGAACGTTAACGGCCAAACCCATGATGACCTCCCTACGTACCTTAACCACAATACTTAATCAATGGGTTGCCCTTTAATCCTTTTAATACATGGCATAAAGCATACCCCAGTGATTATGGCCGTAAACATAGTCGCTAAGGAGTTCAGGGAATTCTTCAATGAGGAACCAACCCTAATAACCTCAGCGCCAAGTAGGTTGGACTTCCTTAATACGCACCAGGATTATAAGGGGTTGCCCGTCGTTGCCGTTGGTATCAACCTAAGAACTTACATCGCTATTTCCAGGTCTCAGGATGAGTTTGTGGTAGCGTCGGGCAATCTGAGGGATGATAATGTAAAGTATGTCGATAAGTTCTCACTAAGCGAGTTAAAATTACTTGGTGGTAAGTGGTTTGGGGACTATATTAGGGCCCTTATAATGGCGTTTATGAGGCATGGCTATTCTATCAACCCCTTTAAGGCGTGGATACGTAGTAATGTACCAATAGCGTCAGGGCTTGGGAGTAGTGGCACATTATTGGTGGCGTTAGCCTCAGCGATTAATGCCATTAATGGGTTTAACCTCGATAGAAGGGCCATCGCTGAAATAGCGTATGAGGCTGAACATGACGTCATGGGCATACCCTGCGGTAGGCTTGATCAGTATGCCGCTGCCTTTGGAGACATCGTGGTCATAGAGACCAAGCCTCCCTACAATGTTGAGGTTCTACCACGCCTTAATGGAGTATTCTTAGTCGTGGATACGGGCATTAGGCATAGCACCGCGGATATACACCCCAAGCGACAGCAGGAGATTGATGAGGGCCTCAATAAATTACTTAGTATGGATATATCGGGGAGTTTAAGGAAGAAGCTTGGGGCTCATTATTGGGAGGTTCATTGGGATGAAATAAGAGAGGATGAAATATCACGATTTATTGAAGGATTAAGTGACGTGCCTAGGAGGAGGATATTATATACGTTGAGGGCTAATGAAAGCACGAAAATAGCATTGAAGGTTATCAAGGGGGAGGCTGTCGATATTAAGGACTTAATGAGGACACTGAACCTAAGCAATGCAGAGGTGGATAGTTTAATTTCACGTTATGACTGGAGGGAGGCGTTAATTGGCAGGGTTATGACTTACCAACATAGACTACTTAGTGAGTATTACGATGTGAGCCTACCCATAATAGATGAGTTAGTTAACTTCCTAGTGAATGAGGGTGTGTATGGGGCTAAATTGTCTGGAGCCGGCTTGGGAGGCTCGGTCATCGCGCTCGTCAGGGATGAGGCTATGGCCAGGGAGATACTGAATAAAGTCCTAGGTAGGGGTTTAGCTCCGAGGGGCTGGGTCGTTAGTATAGATGGTGGGGTGATGGTTCATGGTTAATAAGCCCGTCATGGAGCTTAGGTGGGACCCAACACTTGGGGAGTGGGTTCTTGTATCTAACATTAGGCGTTTTAGGCCGTGGCAACCAAGCAATTACTGCCCATTTTGCCCTGGAAACCCTGAGACTGGTTATGGATGGAGGGCCTTAATACTCGAGAATAGATACCCAATGCTCATGGAGAACCCACCCGAACCTAGTAATCATTGGTTTTATAGGACGGGTAAATCAGTGGGTAGGTGCTACGTGGTTGTTGAGACCCCTGAGCATAACATTGATGATATTAGTGACTTATCCATTGATCAAATTGAGTATGTACTGAATATGATAATTGATAAGGTGAGGGAGGAGTCAGGTAGGGCTTATGCGCACTACTTCCTTTGGTTTAGGAATAAGGGTAGGGAAATAGGGGTCTCACTGACGCATCCTCATAGCCAAATATATGTGTTGCCGTTCACGCCTAGTAGAATTGAAAGAGAGCTCAACAATGCTAAGGAATACTTTAATAATTATGGCAGGTGCCTATTTTGCGATATATTAAGTGCTGAGCTTAAGGACAGTGTGAGGTTGATCTACAGCAATGATTACTGGGTCTCATTCATGCCCTTCTACTCACATTGGCCCTTTGAGATTCATATTTACCCGAGGAGGCACGTTCAATTAATTACGGAAATTACGAAGGATGAAGTTAAGGATTTGGCCGAGATCCTTAAGGTATCATTATGCGGATTAAAGCACATATTTAATAAGTCAATGCCATACGTATTAGTGCTACACCAGGCACCACTGAAGGGTGATTACCCATATTACCACCTGCATATTGAGATTTACGGTATCCTTAGGGAGGAGGATAAGATCAAGTATGCAGCCGGCATGGAGACTGGTGGCGGTAATTTCACGTATGACTCCGTGCCTGAGGAGAATGCGCAGAGGATTAGGGACTCAGTAACCAGGAATTGCACTCATAAAGGACAATAATTGCTGCGTTAGGTTTTTATTAAATTCCATCTCTTACGGCTCAATGAGCAGCGCATTTAAGATATCAGTCACCAAGATGGATTTTGGAGTTAGTGAGGAATTAACAAGTAAGGTTTACGACACGGTAATAATCGGCGGAGGACCGGCGGGCATGTCCGCAGCCATATACGCGGCTAGGTATGGACTGAGCACGATAATAATTACCGAGGAGATTGGTGGGCAGGTGGCTAAGTCTGGGTGGGTTGAGAATTACCTTGGCTACACAAGGATTATGGGTCCAGACCTGGTCAATAAGTTTGAGGAGCATGTTAAGTATTACAACGTACCGATAATCATTGATTCTGTCGAGAATGTGGAGAGGGATGGCGATTTATTTAAGGTTTATACATTGAACGGTGATGAATATACCGCGAGAACCGTAATAATAGCGGTCGGCGAAAAGAAGAGGAAGCTTAACGTGCCCGGCGAGGACACATACAACGGTAGAGGTGTCAGTTACTGCGCACCCTGCGATGCACCACTATTTAAGGGCAAGGTCGTCGCGGTGGTTGGCGGTGGCGATTCGGCGGCATCAGCGGCATTGTTATTGACTGAGTATGCAACCAAGGTCTATATAATCCATAGGAGGAACCAGTTAAGGGCCCAGAAGTATTATCAGGACTTGTTGCTTAAGAATCCGAAGATTGAGATTATATGGAATACCGTGGTTAAGGAGTTACAGGGCGATAAATTACTTAGGAAGGCAATACTGCAGAGGGTTGACACGAAGGAGGTATTTGAGTTACCACTCGATGGTTTATTTGTTGAAATAGGCGCGGAGCCGCCTGTCGAGTTATTTAAGAGGATTGGGCTTGCTCTCTCGCAGGATGGTTACATAAAGGTCAATCACCTAATGGAGACAAGCATACCGGGCATTTACGCAGCTGGTGATTGTGTGGACCTAACGCCAAGGGACTTTAGGCAGATAGTGGTGGCTGCCGGGCAGGGAGCCCTTGCTGCGTACTCCGCCTATAACTATATAATTAGAAAGTACGGATTTAATAGACGCTAATGCCTGAGAAAATTTATTTTTGGATTAGTATCCAGGTTTTTTGTAATGATTAATAGGCATGGTGAGGAAGAGGAGGAGACTGTAGGTTCGCTTGAGGAATTGCCCCTATCAGCGAGGTTGGTATTGAATTACTTAGAGTTTGAGCACTTGATAAACAATAAGACCTACGTCACGTTTAAGGAGATAATAGATGGTACAGGGCTTGGAACTAGGACTGCCAGAAACGCCATTAACTTACTGCGTAAGAGGGGTTTGATTGATGCGTACCTTGACGTGAAGGAGAGGAGGAGATACATGTATAGGCTTAACTTTAGGAATCTTACGCAGGATAGGGTTGACGTAACGCCGGGGCTTTACGTAATTGATATTGGTCTTGGCACAATACCGAGTATGACATTTAGGATTTATAGGGTACTGAGGGCTACGGCGGTTGCGTTTTACACGGACAGTGTACCAACGAGCTACCTAGAGTTCACTAAGTGTACCTGCGCGATGCAGAGGCTCGTTAATTACGAACCTCAGGGATTTGAGGAAATAGTGTATACAGTCACTAATCATGGGGGTTCCGTGGCGTTAGTCATGGACTCATTATTGGACTCGCAGATTGTAAAGCCGTATTTAGATGCAATATATGAGTCTAATGAACGCGGCCACATAATGATATACAGGGTTGTTGGGGTTTCCCCAATCCAGGTGGCCCTTGAGTTACTATTGATGGGTAGAGAGGACAGAATTTCATATAAGAGGGAGGGCATTATAATTCGGGTTATAACGACTAAGGAAAGTATGCAATTGAAAGATTACATCAAGGCGTATGTCCTAACGATGAGCGATGACGGCCTAATGCTTAGAGAGTATGGGCGAAGCAGTGATTTTAATGGGTTAAAGGCTTACATAGTGTATTCAAGAGCATAATCACTTAATCTCCCTCTCACTCAATTGCCTACCTAAGTACTTAGCCGCCAGGAGCAGGAATCTTAACCCTCTTCTGGCATCAGCGTCTTTCAATAATTCACCTATGGTCTCGACCAGGGACCTACCGTCAGCGGCAACCCCCCTGGCTGCGTTTAGGGATGCTACATATGCGCAGCACCTAATGCGTGCCATGAACTCCAGCAATGTGTCTAGGTTTGTTAGTAGGTAGGTACTATTCTCGTTAATGACCGTATGAACTAATTCACTAAGCACCTCAGGATCACCAAGCAAGTCCTTCAGGGTATCTAGTAACCCAACACTACCCAGTGCACCTAGTAAATCAAGTGCCTTCTCAAGTCCTTCCCTCACCTGAGGCTCTGTAAGCTTTGCAATTATGGACATTGCCTTATCATAGTCGTTAAGTAGCCTAATTAGGTTCGTGGTTAATAAGCTCCTGGTTAAATCCTCAATGACCTCATTATTCAACAAGTCATTTAATGAGTCAAGTATGCCGAGTTCGTCTAACCTCCTTATCATCCTTAGAAATTTAATCAGTGGCTCTATATACTCAGGTGTTAGCACCTCAAGGAGCTTACTCTCAAGCTCTAGCTGTTTCTCGGCCACAGAAATCACCTATATAGGTGGCGTAACTTCGCGGGTTCTGTGGCCTCGAAATAAGCCTCAAATATTGGGTCCCAAAGCTCTGGGTACAGTATCATGTCCCAGTAAGTAGCGGCGAAGGCAACCTTAAACAAATGATTAACCCTATTTATTGGGTATTTAATCGCTGGGTTATTAAAATCACTTATCACGAACGTACCAAGGCCATAACCAACATCAAATGGGCAATTAGTGCGTCCTGTGTTGCGGGCATCCTCACCCTGAAGTATCCTGGCAACGACACCAGCCTGCAGGTGTGCGGTAACCCCTGTCTTAGCCACGGGTAACGCGGAGGCATCACCTATCACAAATGCATCATCAAATCCCTTAACCCTATTCGTAAACTTATCGGCTTGTACAAACCTATCACTATCAAGTACGTCCTCAGGTACGTACTTAATGTCAACACCAACATGCGGTGGTATAACTATCGCGGCGTCGAACTTAAGCTCCTCACCCTCCATTGAATAGGCAACCCTCTTCTCAGGGTCTATGCGATCAAGCGTATAAAAGGTTATGTACTCAATACCCCTCTCCTTAAGCAACGGCTCTATCAACTCATTCATGGGCTCAGCAGGGTACGGCCTTGGGTAAAAGGTTGCAAAGACTATCCTCACCTTATCCCTCAAGCCCCTCTTCCTGAAGAATTCCTCGGCAAGAAACGTACCCTCCAACGGACTTGGCGGGCATCTATAAGCGCCTGGGGCCAATATTATCGCCAACGTGCCCTCTCTCATACTATTTAGTGTCTGCCAAACCCTCCAGGCGTTCTCCTCATTGCTATGGTAATTACCAAACATCTCCGTGACCTTATCGAGGCCGGGGATCCTTGAGTAATCCACAGTGGCTCCGGTGGCGATCACGACGTAGTCATACTCAAGCCTTTTACCATTATCAAGCTCCACATACCTATCCTGAAGATTAACAGCCTTCACGCCAGACTGAATGAAGTTAACCCAGGGCTTAAGCACAGAACGTATCTCACGCTTAATGGGTCTCCTGGAGCCCCTGAAGGCAATGTAGAGTAACCAGGGCCAGAAGTGATTATAGGGTTGCTTATCAATGATTGTAACCTCGAATTCATCCTTAGGAAGTCTATTGGCAAGCATTGCGCCGCCTGTACCACCACCAATAATAACAACCCTCCTTTTAACCGTGGACATGCCAACCGCCTTAAATCACTTCTTAGCGGTTACCTTAATCACGGCGACGATTTTATCGGACTCCTTCCTAAGCTCAAGGAGCTGGTTGCCGGTCCTCTGTATCCAAGCCTTTATGTCGGGCTCGAAACCTGGGTCTGTG from Vulcanisaeta distributa DSM 14429 harbors:
- a CDS encoding NAD(P)/FAD-dependent oxidoreductase, producing MSTVKRRVVIIGGGTGGAMLANRLPKDEFEVTIIDKQPYNHFWPWLLYIAFRGSRRPIKREIRSVLKPWVNFIQSGVKAVNLQDRYVELDNGKRLEYDYVVIATGATVDYSRIPGLDKVTEMFGNYHSNEENAWRVWQTLNSMREGTLAIILAPGAYRCPPSPLEGTFLAEEFFRKRGLRDKVRIVFATFYPRPYPAEPMNELIEPLLKERGIEYITFYTLDRIDPEKRVAYSMEGEELKFDAAIVIPPHVGVDIKYVPEDVLDSDRFVQADKFTNRVKGFDDAFVIGDASALPVAKTGVTAHLQAGVVARILQGEDARNTGRTNCPFDVGYGLGTFVISDFNNPAIKYPINRVNHLFKVAFAATYWDMILYPELWDPIFEAYFEATEPAKLRHLYR
- a CDS encoding DUF1641 domain-containing protein — protein: MAEKQLELESKLLEVLTPEYIEPLIKFLRMIRRLDELGILDSLNDLLNNEVIEDLTRSLLTTNLIRLLNDYDKAMSIIAKLTEPQVREGLEKALDLLGALGSVGLLDTLKDLLGDPEVLSELVHTVINENSTYLLTNLDTLLEFMARIRCCAYVASLNAARGVAADGRSLVETIGELLKDADARRGLRFLLLAAKYLGRQLSEREIK
- a CDS encoding galactokinase gives rise to the protein MAVNIVAKEFREFFNEEPTLITSAPSRLDFLNTHQDYKGLPVVAVGINLRTYIAISRSQDEFVVASGNLRDDNVKYVDKFSLSELKLLGGKWFGDYIRALIMAFMRHGYSINPFKAWIRSNVPIASGLGSSGTLLVALASAINAINGFNLDRRAIAEIAYEAEHDVMGIPCGRLDQYAAAFGDIVVIETKPPYNVEVLPRLNGVFLVVDTGIRHSTADIHPKRQQEIDEGLNKLLSMDISGSLRKKLGAHYWEVHWDEIREDEISRFIEGLSDVPRRRILYTLRANESTKIALKVIKGEAVDIKDLMRTLNLSNAEVDSLISRYDWREALIGRVMTYQHRLLSEYYDVSLPIIDELVNFLVNEGVYGAKLSGAGLGGSVIALVRDEAMAREILNKVLGRGLAPRGWVVSIDGGVMVHG
- the trxB gene encoding thioredoxin-disulfide reductase → MSSAFKISVTKMDFGVSEELTSKVYDTVIIGGGPAGMSAAIYAARYGLSTIIITEEIGGQVAKSGWVENYLGYTRIMGPDLVNKFEEHVKYYNVPIIIDSVENVERDGDLFKVYTLNGDEYTARTVIIAVGEKKRKLNVPGEDTYNGRGVSYCAPCDAPLFKGKVVAVVGGGDSAASAALLLTEYATKVYIIHRRNQLRAQKYYQDLLLKNPKIEIIWNTVVKELQGDKLLRKAILQRVDTKEVFELPLDGLFVEIGAEPPVELFKRIGLALSQDGYIKVNHLMETSIPGIYAAGDCVDLTPRDFRQIVVAAGQGALAAYSAYNYIIRKYGFNRR
- a CDS encoding sulfurtransferase TusA family protein, translated to MVMSQGNKILVDARGIACPGPITEVVKAYRNVKNGDVIEVWATDPGFEPDIKAWIQRTGNQLLELRKESDKIVAVIKVTAKK
- the galT gene encoding galactose-1-phosphate uridylyltransferase codes for the protein MVNKPVMELRWDPTLGEWVLVSNIRRFRPWQPSNYCPFCPGNPETGYGWRALILENRYPMLMENPPEPSNHWFYRTGKSVGRCYVVVETPEHNIDDISDLSIDQIEYVLNMIIDKVREESGRAYAHYFLWFRNKGREIGVSLTHPHSQIYVLPFTPSRIERELNNAKEYFNNYGRCLFCDILSAELKDSVRLIYSNDYWVSFMPFYSHWPFEIHIYPRRHVQLITEITKDEVKDLAEILKVSLCGLKHIFNKSMPYVLVLHQAPLKGDYPYYHLHIEIYGILREEDKIKYAAGMETGGGNFTYDSVPEENAQRIRDSVTRNCTHKGQ